The following nucleotide sequence is from Roseivirga sp. BDSF3-8.
TAAAGCGCCGGCGGCAAACAGCATCAACCCTATCCCTGTGCTGAGCTTCTACCCCTCGCTTATCATAGAGTATGATGGCGACCCCGACGGCTGCGGCACACAGGTGGGCCGCTGGACATCTTCGGGCCTGACGGTGAGCGGATCTGTCACGGCTAATGCTTTCGTGACTTCCTCCGACGAAAGACTAAAGGCTGACTTCCGGGAGCTAACGGACGCTGCGGCTCTCATACAGGCGATGCACCCGGTGAGTTATACGCTTAACCCTGCAGCGGCTCCGGGTAAAAACCTACAGGAGCAACGTACAATGGGCTTTAAAGCGCAGGAACTTCAGGCCATATTGCCGGATGTGGTGCATGAGGGTGAGGACGGCTTTCTCGGGGTCAATTATGATGCCCTTATCCCTGTGCTGGTGGCGGCGCTGCAGGAGCAGCAGGCCCGCATTGAGCAATTAGAGCAGCGGGTGGCTGCAGGTCCGGAGTTGGCGCCCGGTGGTGTACCTGTCCCGGAACGTATCGAGCTGTTCCAGAACGAGCCGAACCCCTTTGACCGGGAAACGAGTATCCGGCTGAACCTGCCGCAGAGCGTGCAAAACGCCGTGCTGTATGTGTATGACATGAATGGCCGCCAGATCAAAGAGCTGAGCCTGGAGGCGCGCGGCACGGTCAATGCACGTATAAACGCGGGCGAACTGGAGGCTGGCATGTACATCTATGCGCTGGTGGCGGATGGTAAGGCCATCGACAGCAAACGGATGATCCTGACGAGGTAGCATGAGGCTACCCGCTGACTTACCTACCAGGAATACTTTTTTCAACAACCAATATTAACCATTAAACTCACTTTTATGAGAAAGCTATTTACTTTTTTACCTGCAATCATGCTATGTATGCTGGTAAGTACAGCGAGCCTGTATGCTCAGGATCCTTCGGTAGACCGCTGGGTGGACAGCGGGGGAAATACCCTGATCTCCCCCTTTAGCGGCACGGTGGGCATAAGCACCTCTTTTCCCCTGGCAGGGACCAAGCTGGATGTGCGGCAGGGCAATATATTTCAGTCACCCTTAAGCTCATCTTCCACTACTTCATTTCCCCGTCAGTTTATCGGCATAGGCGAGTCGTTCGGGCAATGTGATATATACGGGGTGAGGGTGCAAAAGCCTAAAGGCCTCACCTTCGTAGGGGACCCGAACCCGGATGTATTTGTCAATATGGGGGCTAAGACTATCCGGTCCTCGGGGACGTTTTCCTTTAATATAGTAACGCCGGTGATCTCTTATTACCCTTTTTTAGCTATGGAGTATGATGCTGACCCTGATGGCTGTCCGGTGAGGATAGCCACGTGGTCGAGCAACACGGCAACTTACCAGTTGGATGTGGCAGGGGATGTAAGGGTGGTGACTCTTACTCAGACATCTGATGAGCGGCTGAAGAAGGACTTTAGAGAGGTGACCAACGCCCGCGACAAAATAGATGCAATGCACCCGGTAAGCTACGCGTGGAACAGCGGTGTAGCCCAGGCGAAAAATCTGAAGGACCAGCGTAATATTGGTTTTAAGGCACAGGAGCTACGCACTATACTACCAGAAGCAGTGAGCGAAGGGGAGGACGGCTACCTGGGCATAAACTACAGTGCGGTTATCCCTGTGCTGGTGGCTGCACTGCAGGAGCAGAACCAGGAGATTGCCAGCCTGCGTGAAGAACTGACTACAATGCGTAATAATGCTCCTGCGCAGGGGCTGAACAATGTGCCTGAGCGCATTGAGCTGTTTCAGAACGAGCCGAATCCCTTTAACCGGGAGACAAACATTCGCCTGAACCTACCTCAGGATGTGGAAAATGCGGTGCTGTATGTATATGATATGAATGGCCGCCAGATCAAGGAGCTAAGCCTGGAGGAGCGCGGCGCGGTCAGCGCACGCATCAGTGCGGGTGAGCTGGAGGCCGGCATGTACATCTACGCGCTGGTGGCGGATGGTAAGGCCATCGATAGCAAGCGTATGATTCTGACGAGGTAGTATTAGCGTGGTTATAAAAAAAGAGCTTGCCACAACAGGTGACAAGCTCTTTTTTTTATTAGTCGAAGTGCTTCCAGCCCTGGGCCTGCAGGGGTACTTTCTGCTGGCCGCGGGTAATGAGTACCTTGCCGTTTTCCTTTTCCTGCATGTAGCCTATGGTGGTAATGTCAGGGTGGTTTTTGATCTTTTCGTAATCCTCCTGGCCTATGGTGAACAGCAGCTCGTAATCTTCTCCGCCATTGAGGGCGGCGGTGGGTGCACCTATCTTGAACTCGTCTGCCACTTCATATACGTCCTTGGTCATGGGTAGCTTGTCTTCGTATACCACGGCTCCCAGTCCGGAGGATTTACACAGGTGCATCACT
It contains:
- a CDS encoding tail fiber domain-containing protein, which produces MKNLLLLITLAGLSCISVRVLAQDPSTDRWVDNFNNTIINPPNVGSVGIETSFPLQGTKLDVRLGNIFQSPLSSSSTLDVPNQFIGIGDSFGQCDIYGIRVQEPLVIATINNPIAFANLGIKAPAANSINPIPVLSFYPSLIIEYDGDPDGCGTQVGRWTSSGLTVSGSVTANAFVTSSDERLKADFRELTDAAALIQAMHPVSYTLNPAAAPGKNLQEQRTMGFKAQELQAILPDVVHEGEDGFLGVNYDALIPVLVAALQEQQARIEQLEQRVAAGPELAPGGVPVPERIELFQNEPNPFDRETSIRLNLPQSVQNAVLYVYDMNGRQIKELSLEARGTVNARINAGELEAGMYIYALVADGKAIDSKRMILTR
- a CDS encoding tail fiber domain-containing protein, with amino-acid sequence MRKLFTFLPAIMLCMLVSTASLYAQDPSVDRWVDSGGNTLISPFSGTVGISTSFPLAGTKLDVRQGNIFQSPLSSSSTTSFPRQFIGIGESFGQCDIYGVRVQKPKGLTFVGDPNPDVFVNMGAKTIRSSGTFSFNIVTPVISYYPFLAMEYDADPDGCPVRIATWSSNTATYQLDVAGDVRVVTLTQTSDERLKKDFREVTNARDKIDAMHPVSYAWNSGVAQAKNLKDQRNIGFKAQELRTILPEAVSEGEDGYLGINYSAVIPVLVAALQEQNQEIASLREELTTMRNNAPAQGLNNVPERIELFQNEPNPFNRETNIRLNLPQDVENAVLYVYDMNGRQIKELSLEERGAVSARISAGELEAGMYIYALVADGKAIDSKRMILTR